One Trichormus variabilis 0441 genomic window, CCATCAAATCAGCATTCTCATTCACCAACGCTACCCGCATTCGTTCTGCGTGGTCAGTCGTCTCACAAAAAATGATAGTTTTGGCAAAGCGATCGCTTGATTTGAGATAATCAGAAATAATCCGCGCAACTAACTCAGTCCGCTTTTCTAAAACCAAAGTTCTATCAAAATCTCGCTGATTAAATATTTGGTCGGGAATTTCTTTACCATATTTATCCCGTTGTCCTGGCTTGGGTTTCCATCCACTCAAGTCTTTATCAAAGTCAATGCGAATAACTTTGTAGGGAGCTAAAAAGCCATCTTCAATCCCTTGTTTGAGTGAATAGGTAAAAATTGACTCACCAAAATAAAGGCTATTAGAAACTTCTTCTGTTTCCCTTGGGGTAGCAGTCAAGCCAATCTGCGTTGCACTGCTAAAATATTCCAAAATATCTCGCCATGCAGAATCCTCAGATGCGCTTCCTCGATGACACTCATCTATAATAATTAAGTCAAAAAAACCTGGTGAAAATTGCCGATAAATGTTTTTCGCCTCTTCATTTCCCGTTACCGCCTGATATAGGGAGAGATAAATTTCGTAAGATGTATCTATCTGTCGCTGCTTAATTTTGGTCATTTTTGAGCCAAAGGGTTTAAAGTCATTAACTCTAGTTTGATCAACCAAAATGTTGCGGTCTGCCAAAAACAGAATACGCTTTTTCGCCCCCGACTTCCACAACCGCCAAATAATTTGAAAAGCTGTAAAAGTTTTACCCGTACCCGTCGCCATCACTAACAGAATGCGGTTTTCTCCTTTAGCTATCGCTTCAATTGTCCGGTTAATGGCAATCTGTTGATAATAGCGTGGCTGTTTCTTATCAGGGCTAGGATAGTAATCTTGAGCAACAATCGGCTGAATGTCGGAGTTAATTCCCTTCAAATCACAGTATTTTTGCCAAAGTTCCTGCGGTGTCGGGAACTGGTCAAGGGGGATTTCTCGCTCTCGCTGTCCCTCGCTAATTGTGCAGTCGCACATCATAAAAGCGTCGCCATTCGAGCTAAAGATGAATGGTACATCAATTAATTCACCAGTAGCGATCGCTTGCTGCATTCCCGCACTGACAGAGTGATTATTGTCTTTAGCCTCAATTACAGCCAGTGGTACACCGGGTTTGTGATACAGCACATAATCAGCGCGTTTCTGCTCACCTCGACTAGCCAGCTTACCCCTAACAATCACCCTACCTTTTGTCAGCGTCACTTCCTCGCGAATCTGAGTGTTAATATTCCAGCCCCGACTAGTTAGAGCAGGTGTAATGTACTTTGTACAAATGTCACGTTCACTCAAAGATTTCTTGTCAATGGCTTCTGACATAAAAGGGTCGATTTAGAGTTGAGGAGTATAAAAAATGAAATTACATAGCCTACCGTAGAGAATGTTAGGTATGTAACTTGTATTATGCTATATCTCAACCTCTCAATGTCAAATTAGCTACTAATATTGTTGATGGATGCGTTGGTTTAGCTAGCTGCTGCCACTGTATACTAATGGGCGATCGCCTAATCACATAGTTTTGAAGCTAGGTTTTGTTGCTCAGTCATCACTAAGGCTACCACTATGTCATAATTCCTCAATACCTTGACAGATGGCATCATTCATATCTTCTAAAGATTTGAGTGCGCCTTGATATTTTAAACAGCCTGCAACATCATTTAGTGTAGTTTCTGCAAAGGGTTTCTTTGGTTTGAGAAGAATCCCATCACCCATATTAATTGCTATTAATTCCTGTCCGATTTCCCAGCCTGAAGCTTTTAGTAATTCTTCAGGAATAATCACTTGTCCTTCATTTGATATTTTGGTTATTTCCATATAATGGGGAAATTTAGTAATTCTAAATTAGAAGTTTGTTTATACTTCACTTTTATTTTTACATTTTTTATTCCTCAATTGCACCTAGTGATTTGAGGGTAGCGATTTCAGATGAGATTAAACCCTTAACCCTTGTAATGTTCATGCGTTCATAGAAGCGATCGCTTCTTAAGGTTTTGATACAATCACCTGTTTTAATATCCCATACTTTTATTGTTTCATCTTGGCTACCACTAATCAGGGTTTTACAATCAGGACTAAAAGCCACTGACAATACCCAAGTAGTATGTCCCCATAGTGTTTGAAAACATTCTCCAGTGAAAATATTCCACAACTTAATAGTAAAATCTTCACTACCTGTAGCTAGGATTTGCCCATCAGAACTAAAAGCTATTGACTGGACTACCTTCGAGTGTCCTTGCAATATTTTTACACATTCGCTTGTGTCTACATCCCATAATCTTATTGTGCAGTCAGCACTCCCGCTAGCAAGAATTTTACCACCAGGATGAAAATCAACCGAGCGAATTGTTCCACTATGTCCCTGTAGAATTTTTAAGCATTCACCTGTATTTACATCCCATAGCTTTACTTGTGAGTCAAAACCCCCATTTGCTAATGTTCTATTAACGGGATTAAAAGCAACTGAATGTACTGTACCTTGGTTTGCATGAATAGTTGTTAGGCATTGACCTGTTTCAATTGACCATACCTTGAGTGTTTTATCCGAACCACTACTCGCTAACAGCTTACCATCAGCACTAAAAGCAACTGAAAATACCCAATAAGTATGACCATTTAAAATTTTTAGGCATTCGCCTGTATCAATATTCCACAATCTAACTTTCGCGTCAGCACTACTACTTGCAAGCATCTTTCCACAAGAACTAAATGCAACTGAAAATACCCAGGCGGTATGTATTTGCAAGGTTTTTAAACATTTACCTGTGTTGGCATCCCAGATTATAGTTGCATCATTCCCTCCGCTAGCAAAAGTTCTACCAGATGGGTTAAAAGCTACCGAACTGATCCAATTGGTATGACCCTGGACAGTTGTTAAGCATTCATAGGTATTGATATCCCATATTTTCAACGTTTTATCATAGCTACCACTAGCTAAAGTTTGACCAGAGGAGTTAAAGGCTACTGAGCGTACTACATTAGTGTGTCCTTGAATTACATTTAAGCATTCTCCAGATTGAACATCCCAAAGTCTGACTGTGTGGTCAGCACCACCACTAGCAATTATTCGATCAGAATTATTAAAGACAACTGACATTACATTGTCAGTATGACCTCGGAGAATATTCAGACATTTTCCTGTTTTGATATCCCACAAACCTATTGTGTGGTCGCTACTACTACTGGCAATAATTTCGCCAGTGGAATTTAAAGCAATTGAGCGTATAGCATTTGTGTGACCCTCAAGAATTTTCAAGCATTTTCCACTGTTAATATCCCAGATTCGGATTGTTTGATCTCCGCTACCACTGACCAAAATCATCCCAGAAGGGTCAAAAGCTACTGAATATACATGATCACGATGTCCATGTAAAGTTTTTAATGATTCGCCTGTATCAATATTCCAAAGCCTAATTATATTGTCATTACCACTACTAGCAAGTATTGCACCGGAAGGACTGAAAGCAATTGAACGTATTCCAGAAACATGACCTTGCAAAATCTTAAGACATTCTCCTGTCTGGATAGACCATAGTTTTATTGTTTGATCGTAACTACCGCTTGCAAGTATTTGTGCTGAAGGACTAAACGCAACACAAGGGATAATACTGCCATGACCTTTGCAGATTAAAATCTCTTTACAGGTCGCAGCATCTAACAAGCGAACTATGCCATTACCATCACCTGTAGCTAATAGTTTGCAATCGGAATTAAAAGCAACTGAAAAAACTGCTCCTAAAGTTCGTGTAAAAGCACAATTTACTAAGTTGGCGGCAAAAAAATTGACATTTTGCAGATTTACATTGGTAAAATCTGCCCCTTTAATGACAGTGCCGCTTAAATCTTTTCCTTCTAAGCCTAGTGGATCAATCCTCAAAACTAAAGTTGCTGCATTTCCTCCTATGTAACCTACTGCATCTTCACTTTGACCTCTTGTCCTTTCAATCACACTAATCAGAGACTCATTATTACTCAACATCGGCACCAGCAAATCTATTACTGCTTTTGTTAGTGGAGCTTTGCCAAAAGTTTCTCTTAACTTCTCAAAAGACTCCCTTGTAAATGCTTTAAGTGGTGCAATAATATCATTCCATTGACGCGAAAAATAACCAAACCAAGTATAGTCAACAGGGGTTGCACCGCTATCCAAACCTGACTGTGCTTGCGCTAATGCCGTAAAATCTTCAGCTAACGCTCCTAACTCAGCCGCAAATTTATACGCGACAAAAAACTCTAACAGCGACCTATGTGCCGGAGTGTAATCACCATCAGCATTACGGACAAGCATCGTCTGTCCCATCATGTCATAATGCCAGTGGTCTAAATCTTTCTCTTCCTGCACCACAGAATCAAATAAGCGACGAATACGTTCTGGAAACAGCCGATAATTCAGACTCATTTGATCAGTAGACAGCATCTCCCAAGACAGTTCGCATAAAAAATACAACTTATCTGCTAAGGAAGTAAAAGTACGTTCTGCTTTGATATCTCGTTCCATCTTGCGTCGCACTGCATACAGATAAACCCGTGACATATCAATAGGTTTACCGGACTCAATATCTGGCAATGCTTCCAAAATTAAATCAGTCATCACTGGACGACGGGCTAAGTCTAGTAATTGCGAATTGTCCATGACTTGTTCAACTGTGGCTGCTTCAGCTTGGTATAACAACACCTGCCGAATTTGCTCATCGTTGAATTTCTCCAGTTCCAGAACTTCAAATTGTGGTGTTTCCCCAGTTAGTTTATTCGTAGAGGCTTGTAGTTCTGCGTTGAGTAAAGCACGTCCTTCTTTGGACTCTGGGAAATGTTCAGTACGGCAGGTGAGAATAACTTTAGAACCAGGAACTACTACCTTTGCCAGTTCCCAGAAATTGTTAATCATCTGTTGGCGGTCAATTTTTGCTGCCATTTCGTCAAAACCATCGAAAATGAGCAGCAATTTACCCATCCGGTTGAGTTGGTCAAAAACTTCGCTATTTAAGCGGATATTGTGTTGAGTAAAGAAGAAACCCGCCAAAACATTTTCTACATTTAAAGCCTTGGCAAAGTCACGCAGGGTAATTACTAAAGGTAAACGGGGACGTTCAACACCACGTTTTTGAGCATCCTTGTAACGTTGGAGTGCTGTCCAAGCATAGTGAAAGACAAACCAAGTTTTACCTGTGCCGAATTCTCCCAGAATGGAAATATGCTCTTTTGCAGGGTCATCAAGCCACAAGTCGATATAACCATCAATCCAGCCGTCTTCTGCCTCATAACGGCTGACACCAATTCGTCGCTTAGTTACTGGATCAATTTCTTCTTTAGTACAAGCAAGTGGGACATACT contains:
- the hsdR gene encoding EcoAI/FtnUII family type I restriction enzme subunit R; the protein is MSEAIDKKSLSERDICTKYITPALTSRGWNINTQIREEVTLTKGRVIVRGKLASRGEQKRADYVLYHKPGVPLAVIEAKDNNHSVSAGMQQAIATGELIDVPFIFSSNGDAFMMCDCTISEGQREREIPLDQFPTPQELWQKYCDLKGINSDIQPIVAQDYYPSPDKKQPRYYQQIAINRTIEAIAKGENRILLVMATGTGKTFTAFQIIWRLWKSGAKKRILFLADRNILVDQTRVNDFKPFGSKMTKIKQRQIDTSYEIYLSLYQAVTGNEEAKNIYRQFSPGFFDLIIIDECHRGSASEDSAWRDILEYFSSATQIGLTATPRETEEVSNSLYFGESIFTYSLKQGIEDGFLAPYKVIRIDFDKDLSGWKPKPGQRDKYGKEIPDQIFNQRDFDRTLVLEKRTELVARIISDYLKSSDRFAKTIIFCETTDHAERMRVALVNENADLMAESSRYIMRITGDDAQGKAELDNFIDPESKYPTIVTTSELLTTGVDAKTCKLIVLDQRILSMTKFKQIVGRGTRIDEDYGKMFFTIIDFKKATQLFADPDFDGEPVQIYQPKPVDPIVPPDNGDDEVVIDGEITRKQKREKYVIADEEVAVAFIREQYHGKDGKLITESIKDYTRKTVSQEYASLDAFLKKWHSSEQKQAIIQELQEMGIPLEALEQEIGKDFDPLDLICHVVFDQPPLTRKERANNVRKRNYFSKYSEQARKVIDALLDKYADEGIEDIEKLDVLKVHPFDKVGTPIEIIQLFGSRKEYLNVLQQLKTQLYEIA
- a CDS encoding AbrB/MazE/SpoVT family DNA-binding domain-containing protein; its protein translation is MEITKISNEGQVIIPEELLKASGWEIGQELIAINMGDGILLKPKKPFAETTLNDVAGCLKYQGALKSLEDMNDAICQGIEEL
- a CDS encoding NACHT domain-containing protein, encoding MSLINLDLVISAVTSIANPVIKEKILRSETVIKLLQQFNLDPEHPPADFSGVYAYTLVEYGVGKPKAFLELFRQEAIKQAFRKALGHNNPSILLSEVDAFLDSYTLGDEIRSLELDVRREVAAFATVFIEVAKRSRTPADVLMSQQIGSLHKRIASIQEQLERLPTLEGIRTEIARLAAQNYPALAGATTENQCRAIALAQQMRGWFETLGYRLEKYEIWAEDYFEWIINVPVRRSYDRILVRGVAGEVRLSDVMALRQSVNQQKTDEGWLVSNRRIARAARDEVKKEENRHLDCFTFDELIDLDADFTGYLDWLEAEIKRRKIDQKYVPLACTKEEIDPVTKRRIGVSRYEAEDGWIDGYIDLWLDDPAKEHISILGEFGTGKTWFVFHYAWTALQRYKDAQKRGVERPRLPLVITLRDFAKALNVENVLAGFFFTQHNIRLNSEVFDQLNRMGKLLLIFDGFDEMAAKIDRQQMINNFWELAKVVVPGSKVILTCRTEHFPESKEGRALLNAELQASTNKLTGETPQFEVLELEKFNDEQIRQVLLYQAEAATVEQVMDNSQLLDLARRPVMTDLILEALPDIESGKPIDMSRVYLYAVRRKMERDIKAERTFTSLADKLYFLCELSWEMLSTDQMSLNYRLFPERIRRLFDSVVQEEKDLDHWHYDMMGQTMLVRNADGDYTPAHRSLLEFFVAYKFAAELGALAEDFTALAQAQSGLDSGATPVDYTWFGYFSRQWNDIIAPLKAFTRESFEKLRETFGKAPLTKAVIDLLVPMLSNNESLISVIERTRGQSEDAVGYIGGNAATLVLRIDPLGLEGKDLSGTVIKGADFTNVNLQNVNFFAANLVNCAFTRTLGAVFSVAFNSDCKLLATGDGNGIVRLLDAATCKEILICKGHGSIIPCVAFSPSAQILASGSYDQTIKLWSIQTGECLKILQGHVSGIRSIAFSPSGAILASSGNDNIIRLWNIDTGESLKTLHGHRDHVYSVAFDPSGMILVSGSGDQTIRIWDINSGKCLKILEGHTNAIRSIALNSTGEIIASSSSDHTIGLWDIKTGKCLNILRGHTDNVMSVVFNNSDRIIASGGADHTVRLWDVQSGECLNVIQGHTNVVRSVAFNSSGQTLASGSYDKTLKIWDINTYECLTTVQGHTNWISSVAFNPSGRTFASGGNDATIIWDANTGKCLKTLQIHTAWVFSVAFSSCGKMLASSSADAKVRLWNIDTGECLKILNGHTYWVFSVAFSADGKLLASSGSDKTLKVWSIETGQCLTTIHANQGTVHSVAFNPVNRTLANGGFDSQVKLWDVNTGECLKILQGHSGTIRSVDFHPGGKILASGSADCTIRLWDVDTSECVKILQGHSKVVQSIAFSSDGQILATGSEDFTIKLWNIFTGECFQTLWGHTTWVLSVAFSPDCKTLISGSQDETIKVWDIKTGDCIKTLRSDRFYERMNITRVKGLISSEIATLKSLGAIEE